The Triticum urartu cultivar G1812 chromosome 6, Tu2.1, whole genome shotgun sequence genome includes the window CTGTGACGAATTTCTCGAGCCGTGTGGACTGGTACAGGTCGAAGTAGATCAAGTTCATCTTGAACCCCTCAATCTAGCACACACAAAATTTAAGTCGGTTCTACATTGCTCATACCTACTCAACAGGTTAGCTTGAGATGAGATTTATTTATGGAGGATGGATAAAGTGGTACCATCATCCTTGCATAAGCTGAGCCGATGCGGCCAGCTCCTATCACTCCAACAGTCTGCCCCTTGAGCAAGTTCCCAACAAACCTGCATTCATTATTTCATTTATTCCATATATCTTAAATAGATTCGTATAGATGTATATATGCTGCTGATAGATCAAGCTGGATTAATAGTACAGCAGTCAAGCACTCACAAGTGCGGGAGCCATCCATCGTAGAGGCCAGCCCTCATGAATTGGTCGGCCTCAACGATCCTCCGGGCAGCCGCCACCGACAGCGACGCCGCCAGCTCCGCCGTTGTCTCAGTAAGAACACCCTGCATACACCCATCCATCATGGTAATCATGAGATTCAGACTTCAGAGCAGCATTCATCACATCAAAGGCACTTGTCAGTCAAATAAACTCCATGTGTCACATACAGGCGTGTTGCCGATGGCAATGCCATTCCTGTTGGCAGCATCGACATCAACGTTGTTGTAACCGACGGCCATGTTGCTGAAGGCTGTCCCGCCGGCGCGCTTGAGCGCAGAGAAGAGCACTTCCCCCCAGTCCTCTGTTAGCTGCAGTCAATTTGTGCCACACAAGTCATCATCCAGATTGATAACCGCAGTTATTAGGAAACATTAACTACAGTGTTTAGGATAGTACAACAACCTAACACGGCAAGAAAATTCATAAAAGGAAAGGAATAACAAGCTGGGGTTGCTTGCCTGGCCGATGACACCATGGCAGTGATCACCAATGAGTGCCAGTATGTCGTCGACAGAGAGGATGGTCTTCTTCTCTGTGCATATCTGCGCGCTCAACATGCAAGAAAATTCAGCATCTGTTATCATCATAGCAATGAAACAGAGCAAGCAACAGCAAAGAAACAGAGCAGCACACCTCGAGGCGGCAGTCGTTGTCAGTGAGGAGCTTGATCCAGCGGGTGCCGGGCATGGACTTGGTGCTCACCACGCGGTACTTGCCGCTGGGGTTCCACACCTCTATCGATATCGGCTTCGCCATGGCTGGAGCAGCTGCAAGGAGGAGAAACAAGAAGCTAGATGCAAGTGGTGGTGACAAGCTAGATGTAGTGCTTCTCTTATCAGGTTGAGAAGGAAACATGAGTCGCCAGGATTTTCTGCTATTTTGGAAGGCAAGGCAGAGGCCACTTGGTGGATAAGACCACAAGATCATGAGTGGCTCCAGGCCGCTCACCCTCTGAATGAGACACTTCCTTATCATCTAAGGCTTCAGAAATCAGAGGCCCAGAACAATTTGTTAGCTCCCAGGCACAACAGAAATataaatataaatatatatatatatatatatatatataaccaAAAACAGTACTTAAAGAAGCAGCATCCAGATGAAGAGAAGAGGTCAAGCTTCAAGAAAGAAGCTCAAATCACACAGCAACAATCAGAAGAGGATGGTGATAAACAAGCAAAGCATTCCACTTGACGATTAAGATTCAGTTTGACAAGTGATGACCACTGACCACGATAGGTTTTTCTTGTTGTCGCAAACATAACCACTGACCGAACATGTTCACTCATAGACTCCAGGATAATTACAAGCCATTACGACAGACATAAAGAAGAGCGCTgaaatgcagacatgaccaatACTAAGCGTTGTTCATTCATTcaacgcggcggcggcggcatcgcCTAGATGCTCCCCTACTCAAAGGCCCACTGGTTCTCCCTGCggatctcctcctcctcctcgggggTAAAGTCATtcttgatgttgaaggtcttgcGGATCTCCTCTGGGGTCTTGCCCTTGATCATGTCGGCAACAGTCTGGCAGGTCAGGTCCAGCAGCCCCTTGATGTTGAGGTAGTTGGCAGCCTGAGAGGGGGCAAAAGGGCAACAGCGTAAGAGATAAGCATTTTCATTTACAAGAAGAGAGCTAATAAGATAATACAGTACATAGATGCTTTGCAACAAACAAAAACCATGAAACAAGGAATGCATTAATATTGATTCAAAGTCCAGAGCTTATGTTGAGGAGTAAGCAGTAACTATAACATAACTGGATAAGAAATTGAGATAAAAAAACATAACTGTAACACAAAACAGAGTCAGAGCAGATACATTCTTGCACCACTTAAAAGAATGCTCCACAAATCAACAGTGGAATCCAAAAGATTAGACAAGATAATAATGCCAGATAGAAAAACAAATCTTAGCATAAGAATGTGATTTAGCTACATACAATGCTAGATAGAAAAACAATTCATCCTCACATAGAAACAATTCATCCTCACATAGATAGAATTTCCAGGCCTAATAAGGTCATTCATATTCATATATATACAGTAAAGCACATCAGACCACAAGAACATGGATTGCAAATTGCACATCAGACCACAATCATAGATGTAAACCCTAACCTAACAAATCTGTCCTTTGGGTAAAAAcaagccaatcatcatgtatgtaaACCCTAGCCCAATCAAATCGAATCTTGACCGTCCAATCCAACCTAAACAGCAGCAAACCAATCTGGATCCGAGCCCCCCTCGAGGAGGGGAAACAGTACAGATCTAGCACAAGGAGGGGGGATTTGATTGATTCATACCAGGATGAGGTCGAAGAGGGTGGCCTGGTCGACCTTGACGAACTCGGCGTCCCAGTTCTTGAGGTCctcggcgggggcggcgggggcggcggcggaggcgtcCGAGGCTCCGGCTCCGGCCGCGGCCCCGTCGGCGGGCTTGGCCTGGACGTGCTTGTTGCAGTACTCGATGACCTTGGAGAGGATCTTGGAGTTGACGTTGGGGAGCGGGATGCCGTTGTCGGCGCAGTCGTCCTCGATCATGTGGCGGATCGTCTGCGACTCCATGGCCACCGCCTCCTCCACCTCGAACTCCTCGCCGTCCGAGCTCTTGAGCGTGATCATCTTCTTCTCGCCGGCGTCTCCCGCGGCCGCCATCgctcgctgctgctgctgccgccgccggatccggATCGGGGGACGAAACCCTAGGAAGcgtcggcgtcggcggcggcggaggaagggGGAAAAGCTGGGAGCTTtggtgggtggggggggggggggttgggtcGGGTATTTATTTATTCAAGACGCGTGGATGGATGGCTATCTCGCAAGGAAGGAAACGGAGACAAAAAACAACAAACCCAAACCGAATTTTGACTAATTTGCTTGCTACTACTACTACAAAAGTTCGATgaccgtctgatctatatctaacgCACGCAAGGCGACATGACTTTGCACAACACCACTTTCTATCGGTCGTGCGGACCCATCCCTCCCCCGCCTCCTCCATCCAACCATGGATCCAGATCTGACGCGGGGGCCTCATCTCTGTTGTGGTCGCCCATCGCCGCCACGGCCCTCCTTCTCCCGGCCATGTCCTCTGCACCCTTCATCATCTCCTACTAGTTCGTCCTCTGCAAGTACGTCACTAAGTAGGTAGTTTCTAGACAACATCTCTTGTGTCCTACTTTGTCTGAGCAGTCCCACcatcacctcctcctcctccttggcggcgaCTAAGGGAAACCCTAGCGAGATTTGTTGGATTTAGTTACGAATCAAGGTAACCCTAGAGATATGAGGAGACACGGCGGCGGAAGAAGAAAAGATGAAAACTCTAttattggggggggggggtgggttGGGTTTAGCTGGGGTATTTATTGGGAGGGTTGGGCAACGTGTTGTTTTATAAGGAAACAAAACCAAAAGCCAAATTTAAACTAACTTGGAACGAATTTCTTACTGGTACAAGTTTGATGAGGTCCTTTCATTTAGACTAACAATGATTAGCATGTATTTTTTAACGGTTTTGTCCTTTTTACTCCCTCCTTTCATTTATACACGGCTTAATGAGTTTTTCAAGACCGTCTTTGACTATTCATAAGATTAATaatacatgagatgtataatgtaaaaattatatcattggaagcttcTTTCATGTAAGAATTTGACggtatgctttgtgtaacttgcatgccatatattattgctctaacacttgatcaaagttagcctcgaaaatcACATTAGActctatatagatggaaggagggagtaccttgTTTAACAAGGTTTGGCCCCACCGATACATTTTTGTGGCTCCATGAAATTTAGACCGGCATATTTATATTTCGTTGCGATCGTTCGATTAAGGTGGAATTGTGCTTGAACGAGCGGTAGATAGACCCTCCTACAATCGTCTGCAAAAGCCTCATCGAAACCTTACGAAACTCAGTCTTTAGGGGGGCGGGGCATCAAACTCGGTTTTTTTTCATATTGTCTTTTTTCCATTCCTTATTatgttttattttttttataATGTGCCTACTCTTTTTCAAATTATAAATCTTTTTTTAAAATTTGCGAACTTTTTTAAGTTTTCCAAATTTTGTTTTCAATTCTTTTGAAGTTTTTGTACAATTTTTATGATTTGTTTTCGCAACTTGTTTTTTAAATGTTATGGacatttttcaaattcattaACCGTTGTCCAATTTCGGTGAGCATTTAAAAAAACAGCAATATTTTTCTTAAAGAGTGAAGTATTTTAGAATTTGTATTTTTTCTTAAATTTTTTAAACTTTCAACTTTATGGGAAAAAATCAATGATAAACGGTCATCCAGTTTTTCGAACTT containing:
- the LOC125515797 gene encoding glycerate dehydrogenase, producing MILWSYPPSGLCLAFQNSRKSWRLMFPSQPDKRSTTSSLSPPLASSFLFLLLAAAPAMAKPISIEVWNPSGKYRVVSTKSMPGTRWIKLLTDNDCRLEICTEKKTILSVDDILALIGDHCHGVIGQLTEDWGEVLFSALKRAGGTAFSNMAVGYNNVDVDAANRNGIAIGNTPGVLTETTAELAASLSVAAARRIVEADQFMRAGLYDGWLPHLFVGNLLKGQTVGVIGAGRIGSAYARMMIEGFKMNLIYFDLYQSTRLEKFVTAYGQFLKANGEQPVTWKRASSMEEVLREADVISLHPVLDKTTYHLINPERLAMMKKEAVLVNASRGPVIDEVALVEHLRANPMFRVGLDVFEDEPYMKPGLAEMRNAVVVPHIASASKWTREGMATLAALNVLGKIKGYPVWGNPNSVEPFLDEKAAPPPACPSIVNAKQLGLPSSKL
- the LOC125515798 gene encoding SKP1-like protein 1 → MAAAGDAGEKKMITLKSSDGEEFEVEEAVAMESQTIRHMIEDDCADNGIPLPNVNSKILSKVIEYCNKHVQAKPADGAAAGAGASDASAAAPAAPAEDLKNWDAEFVKVDQATLFDLILAANYLNIKGLLDLTCQTVADMIKGKTPEEIRKTFNIKNDFTPEEEEEIRRENQWAFE